The sequence GATTATTTATGAACGAACCTTCAAGCGCACGTTCATTCATGTGATCGACATGGCGCGCAGTTTCATGTTCGCGCTGGAAAACGCCGAGCGCATGATCGGCAATGTCTACAACGTCGGCTCGGAAAACATGAATTATAGCAAGGAAGACATTGCCGACCTGGTGCGCCGGAAAGTCGATTTCTATCTGCACTATGCCGATGTCGGCAAAGATGAAGATCAGCGCAATTATGAAGTCTCCTATGAAAAAATCCATGCGCTGGGATTTCAAACGACGATTTCTGTGGAACAAGGCGTGGACGAACTGATGCGCGCTTACGAAACCATTGATATCCGGAATCCGCTCAGCAACGTGTAATGCAAACGCAACTCCAACAACCGGAGCCGGCGGCCAACGGCGCGCCGCCGCGCGTCACGAAGCAAATGAATATGATGGCGCGCCTGCGGCGCAAACTCAAGAAGTCGCGCCGCTCGGTGATACTGGCACCGGCCGGCGCGCCCACGCTCACGGAGCCGCCGATTTTCTTGATCGGCGTGCATCGTTCCGGCACCACGCTTTTGCGGTTGATCCTCGACAGCCATTCGCGCATCGCGTGCCCGACGGAGTCAATTTTCTTGCTGCCGCTCAGCGCGGTGTGGCGCGATCGCAAGGCACTGGCCGGTTTGCATGCGATGGGATTTGACGAAGAACATGTGCTGGCCAAACTGCGCGAATTCAGCAGCTATTACTTTTCGCGCTATGCTGCGGCGCGGCAGAAACAGCGCTGGGCCGACAAGAGTCCGCATTACATCGATTGCCTCGATTTTATCGAACGGCTTTACGGTCCGCAATGCCAGTATGTGTTTATTTATCGCCACGGCCTCGACGTAGCCTGTTCGGTTGGCGAAAAAGTGATTCGACAGGCGGAGGCGATGAAACAGGCTTGCGGCGATCCCTATGTCGGCGGCGCACGTTATTGGGCGGAGCAATGCCGCAAGATGCTCGCGTTTCAACGCCAACATCAGCAGCGTGTCTTCGAGCTGCGCTATGAGGCGTTGGTCGAACATCCGGAAAAAACGTGCCGCGCGCTGTTGGATTTTCTCGGCGAGTCTTGGGAAGCGCAAATGCTGCAATTTTACAAACACGAGCATACCACCGGCCACGGCCTGGAAGATCCGCTCGCTGCTTCGAGCCGTGGCTTCATGCCGAGCCTGGGCAACTATCGCAAACTGCCGGAGGCAATTCTAGCGCGCATGCGCGCTGAAGCCGGTGTAGTGCTGAAAGAGCTGGGGTATGACGATAACTTGGGTTGAGAGGTTTCTCGATTCAATCAGGCTGCATCAAACAAAGTAACACACAAGAGCTATGACGATGTCTTTCTGGCAAAATAAACGCGTTCTCATCACCGGCGGCGCGGGCTTTCTCGGCAGCCATCTGGTTGATCGCTTGCAAACTTCCGGCTGCGAGATTCTGACGCCGCGCAAAAGCCAATATGATTTCACCCGGCTGGAAGCGGCGGATGAATGTTTCGCAAAATTTCAGCCGCACATTGTGATCCATTGCGCCGCGTACTACGGCGGCATTTGGATCAATCAACTTTACCCGGGCCGCATTTTCTACGAAAATTTGGTGATGGGCGCGAATCTCATGGAGGCTGCGCGCAAAGCCGGCGTGGGAAAATTCGTGCAGATCGGCACGGCGTGTTCGTATCCCGGTTATCTTGAAAATGAATTGGCGGAAAAGGATTTGTGGAACGGCCTGCCGCACGAAACCGTGGTCAACTACGGCATGACGAAGAAGATTCTTGCGATTCAAGGCCTGGCATACAACAAGCAATACGGCCTCAACAGCATTCATTTGATTCTCACGAATCTCTACGGCCCGCGCGATACGTTTCATCCTGATCGTTCGCATGTGGCCGCCGCGTTGATTCGGAAATTCGTCGAGGCGAAACAGGCCGGTGCGCCGGAAGTTGAGGTGTGGGGCACAGGCAAGCCGATTCGGGAGTTTCTTTATGTCGATGATTGCGCCGCCGGCATCCTCAAGGCGACGGAAGTTTATAACGAGATCGAGCCGCTGAATATCGGCACCGGCGTCGGCACGTCGATTCGCGCATTGGCGGAAACCATGCAGGAGGTCTCAGGCTTTCAAGGCGCGATTCGGTGGAACACCTCCAAACCTGATGGCCAGGCCAAGAAAATCCTCGAGGTGACGAAGATGAAAAAGGCCCTGCAATGGCAGCCTCCGACTTCGCTGCGCGAGGGCCTGGCAAAAACCGTGGCGTGGTACGTGGCGAACAAAACGGAAGCAGATCAACGATTGTGAGCGTGACGCGCGAAATTTCCCACAACCTGGCCAGCGAGCCGGCGGCGGTCGATCTACGCCGCGCTGCGGCGCCGGCGATTTCCCCCAATGGGAAGTTGAAACGCGTGCGCCCCGAAGCAATGGCGCGGCACAGCGGCATTGTTTTGCTCGGCACGCTCGCCGGGCGCGGCATCAATTTTATCGCTCAAATCGTTCTTTCAAAACTGCTCGGCCTGCGGGAATTTGGCATGTTCACCTACGGCAGTTCGCTGCTCAGCTTTCTGGACGGCGTCTGCCTCGGCGGT is a genomic window of Cytophagia bacterium CHB2 containing:
- a CDS encoding sulfotransferase, producing the protein MQTQLQQPEPAANGAPPRVTKQMNMMARLRRKLKKSRRSVILAPAGAPTLTEPPIFLIGVHRSGTTLLRLILDSHSRIACPTESIFLLPLSAVWRDRKALAGLHAMGFDEEHVLAKLREFSSYYFSRYAAARQKQRWADKSPHYIDCLDFIERLYGPQCQYVFIYRHGLDVACSVGEKVIRQAEAMKQACGDPYVGGARYWAEQCRKMLAFQRQHQQRVFELRYEALVEHPEKTCRALLDFLGESWEAQMLQFYKHEHTTGHGLEDPLAASSRGFMPSLGNYRKLPEAILARMRAEAGVVLKELGYDDNLG
- a CDS encoding GDP-L-fucose synthase, with translation MSFWQNKRVLITGGAGFLGSHLVDRLQTSGCEILTPRKSQYDFTRLEAADECFAKFQPHIVIHCAAYYGGIWINQLYPGRIFYENLVMGANLMEAARKAGVGKFVQIGTACSYPGYLENELAEKDLWNGLPHETVVNYGMTKKILAIQGLAYNKQYGLNSIHLILTNLYGPRDTFHPDRSHVAAALIRKFVEAKQAGAPEVEVWGTGKPIREFLYVDDCAAGILKATEVYNEIEPLNIGTGVGTSIRALAETMQEVSGFQGAIRWNTSKPDGQAKKILEVTKMKKALQWQPPTSLREGLAKTVAWYVANKTEADQRL